The following are encoded together in the Pleurocapsa sp. FMAR1 genome:
- a CDS encoding DUF3038 domain-containing protein produces the protein MPSTTKNTADSSRWQDLATPKLIGDDRLENIKSYLDLAILALEAIANISSEAIIEAAKDLNLESIVGERLTLWRLRASNPLRKSTGKRKKLDVEEARSLVLIICYLANQHQELLRRAVSLLEQTAEQNKTPRQTALLEKYLDKFINYYHERINDSDTLSIESLSELAWKLLISLLFYSSNNGHCLLWVAIFDATLVPDKNQ, from the coding sequence ATGCCATCCACTACTAAAAACACTGCTGATTCATCAAGATGGCAAGACTTAGCTACGCCAAAATTGATTGGTGATGATCGACTAGAAAATATAAAATCTTATTTAGATTTAGCAATATTAGCTTTAGAAGCGATCGCCAATATTAGCTCTGAAGCTATTATCGAGGCTGCTAAAGATTTAAACTTAGAATCTATTGTCGGCGAGCGTTTAACTTTATGGCGATTAAGAGCATCAAATCCTCTGCGTAAAAGTACTGGGAAAAGAAAAAAACTAGATGTAGAAGAAGCACGCTCTTTGGTATTAATTATTTGTTATTTAGCAAATCAACATCAAGAATTGCTTCGTCGTGCCGTTAGCTTGTTAGAACAAACAGCAGAACAAAATAAAACACCTCGTCAGACTGCTTTGCTAGAAAAATACTTGGATAAATTTATTAATTACTATCACGAAAGAATTAATGATTCTGATACATTGTCGATAGAATCTTTGTCAGAATTAGCCTGGAAGCTATTAATAAGCTTGTTATTTTATAGTAGTAATAATGGTCATTGTTTACTTTGGGTTGCAATTTTTGATGCAACTTTAGTGCCTGATAAAAATCAATAA
- a CDS encoding response regulator, translated as MIRILLVDDQKTVIEALKISLEPEQDLQIVGTADNGISAIEQVEALQPDIVVMNMEMPILDGASATKRITSQFVNTKVLILTSYDSDEYITKSLAMGARGYLLKNTDSQDIAGAIRNVHKGYTQISPGLLEKLLVYTDSGIILSKLKNPVTAPQQGGISTRQVMGKSQKTASTLQLAYRQQQKEIVKLRQSLNENQQELPKIRRNLANNSKSVWMIAILGLLSIAAISLFLLKLYNKTNTIQAKAESIQINIIPMERVGLYGEFSLSGLAERVAKSYKNDSSLADISTVYVAQEDDAIVLKGKIPNAALLSKMENLAKQVPGVNKVYTSQVSIQQVSGENVLGSQAMDFLLESTISIKNE; from the coding sequence ATGATTCGTATATTACTGGTTGATGACCAAAAAACGGTTATAGAAGCCCTAAAAATCTCTTTAGAACCTGAGCAGGATTTACAAATTGTGGGAACTGCTGATAATGGTATTTCTGCTATTGAACAAGTTGAAGCACTGCAACCCGATATTGTGGTCATGAATATGGAGATGCCTATCTTAGATGGGGCTAGTGCTACCAAAAGAATCACAAGTCAATTTGTGAACACTAAAGTTTTGATACTTACTTCCTATGACAGTGATGAATATATTACTAAATCATTGGCGATGGGAGCTAGAGGTTACCTATTAAAAAATACAGACTCACAAGACATTGCTGGAGCTATTCGCAATGTTCACAAAGGCTATACACAGATATCTCCTGGACTGCTAGAAAAGCTATTAGTGTATACAGATTCAGGAATAATACTGAGTAAGCTAAAAAATCCTGTAACCGCCCCTCAACAGGGAGGCATTTCCACTCGACAAGTTATGGGTAAATCACAAAAAACTGCTTCTACTTTGCAGCTTGCTTATCGTCAGCAACAAAAAGAAATTGTTAAATTGCGGCAAAGTCTGAACGAAAATCAACAGGAATTACCAAAAATCAGGCGAAACCTTGCTAACAATAGTAAATCAGTCTGGATGATTGCGATATTGGGACTACTTTCAATAGCAGCAATTAGTTTATTTTTGCTTAAGCTTTACAATAAGACAAACACTATTCAAGCCAAAGCTGAAAGTATTCAAATTAATATTATTCCTATGGAAAGAGTTGGTTTATATGGAGAATTTAGTCTTAGTGGTCTTGCTGAAAGAGTAGCAAAATCCTATAAGAATGATTCATCACTGGCTGATATTTCTACTGTTTATGTAGCACAAGAGGATGACGCTATCGTTTTAAAAGGGAAAATTCCTAATGCTGCGCTGCTTAGCAAAATGGAAAATCTTGCCAAGCAAGTTCCTGGAGTAAATAAAGTTTATACTAGTCAAGTTTCAATCCAACAAGTCTCAGGCGAAAATGTTCTGGGTTCCCAGGCAATGGATTTTTTGCTTGAATCAACAATCTCAATTAAAAATGAATAA
- a CDS encoding DUF4335 domain-containing protein → MSITFHRFTPPTCTLEIKGNKPPLSRWANQEMLKKLQFQLSFDDPRLPTSKQVKIKGGQSDLEQLKIAVDRYVQEFLHASLNPATKSNVDLKIDHKLNNNYPCLKSKGLVAHQLFLANLTHDAAADNIQLSTVQLFDLVTALEAYTTQFVALPELKQTQLNKTIPLWGTIAAATIAAVGITGIFLKSPDSQNVATDSKSDSQNIEKTPRFNEIVPPKIPKIDRKATAKLKSNEPLTSTKKLPPPPAVDTPKPKPNIPDPADYPLDRVGERSRLNTVTPAETKEQKIARLNPQPKTEINSVESNESKSAKVNNLPSESPEDLGLVDQNSSQSAQLQEIKVYFQDKWQPPKDLKQSLEYRLYLNPNGSIKRVVPLGKASELYLSQTNIPVKGESFISPITKSQKSVIRLLLDPEDGVKTFAE, encoded by the coding sequence ATGTCTATTACATTTCATCGTTTTACACCTCCTACCTGCACTTTAGAAATAAAAGGCAATAAACCTCCTTTATCTCGCTGGGCAAATCAAGAAATGCTTAAAAAACTTCAATTTCAATTGAGCTTTGATGATCCACGATTACCTACTAGCAAGCAGGTCAAAATTAAAGGCGGTCAATCAGACTTAGAACAGTTGAAAATAGCAGTTGATAGATATGTTCAAGAATTTTTACACGCTAGTCTAAATCCTGCAACTAAATCAAACGTAGATTTAAAAATAGACCATAAATTAAATAATAATTATCCTTGTTTAAAATCCAAAGGATTAGTTGCTCATCAATTATTTTTGGCTAATCTAACTCATGACGCTGCTGCGGACAATATTCAACTAAGCACAGTGCAGTTATTTGATTTAGTCACTGCTTTAGAAGCATACACAACCCAATTTGTAGCCTTACCCGAACTAAAACAAACTCAACTTAACAAAACAATTCCTCTCTGGGGTACTATAGCTGCTGCAACTATAGCTGCGGTGGGGATTACTGGTATCTTCTTAAAATCTCCAGATTCTCAAAATGTTGCCACCGACTCCAAATCAGATTCTCAAAATATCGAAAAGACTCCTCGATTCAATGAAATTGTACCTCCTAAAATACCAAAGATAGATAGAAAAGCAACTGCCAAACTAAAATCGAATGAACCACTTACATCGACCAAAAAACTACCACCTCCCCCAGCAGTAGATACCCCCAAACCCAAACCGAATATCCCCGATCCTGCTGACTATCCACTAGATCGAGTAGGCGAGCGATCGCGCTTAAATACTGTAACTCCTGCCGAAACTAAAGAGCAGAAAATAGCCAGACTTAATCCCCAGCCGAAAACCGAAATTAATTCAGTTGAATCCAATGAATCTAAGTCCGCAAAAGTTAACAATTTACCCTCAGAATCGCCTGAAGATTTAGGTTTAGTCGATCAAAACTCATCTCAATCTGCTCAATTACAAGAAATTAAAGTCTATTTTCAAGATAAATGGCAACCTCCCAAAGATCTAAAACAAAGTCTTGAATATCGTTTATATCTTAACCCTAATGGCTCAATCAAACGAGTAGTTCCTTTGGGCAAAGCTTCAGAATTATACTTAAGTCAAACTAATATTCCTGTGAAAGGAGAATCATTTATTTCTCCTATTACTAAATCTCAAAAATCAGTAATTCGTCTACTATTAGATCCTGAGGATGGAGTAAAAACTTTTGCTGAATAG
- the tilS gene encoding tRNA lysidine(34) synthetase TilS: MPQANWTQIQTKVHKTLRKRSLLPKKAKILIAVSGGQDSLCLGKLLLDLCSKWDWQLAIAHCDHQWSTDAGIAQRVREVAHIWQLPFYLKIANLLQETEAAARKWRYQALVEIAEEKGFKYVVTGHTKSDRAETFLYNLIRGAGADGLGALSWQRPLTPEIILVRPILNLYRRQTLEFCQQFDLPIWFDVVNENNKYARNRIRGELIPYLQANFNPQVENSLAQTAELLRADVEYLEAEAQKLLQEVKKDNQLNRLGLRSAPIAIQRRAIRQFLPSIISKQPNFAQIEAVVQLISAPNKSRTSSLPGGAIAQVLGEWIVFNRPLES, translated from the coding sequence ATGCCTCAAGCAAATTGGACTCAAATTCAGACAAAAGTACATAAAACTCTGCGAAAACGATCTCTTTTGCCCAAAAAAGCCAAAATTCTAATTGCTGTATCAGGAGGTCAAGATTCATTATGTTTAGGTAAGCTGTTGCTAGATCTATGCTCAAAATGGGATTGGCAATTAGCGATCGCTCACTGCGATCATCAATGGTCAACAGACGCAGGAATTGCCCAAAGAGTAAGGGAGGTAGCTCATATTTGGCAGTTACCCTTTTATCTAAAAATTGCTAATCTTCTTCAAGAAACCGAAGCTGCTGCTAGAAAGTGGCGTTATCAGGCTTTAGTAGAAATTGCCGAAGAAAAAGGATTTAAGTATGTTGTTACAGGACATACAAAAAGCGATCGCGCCGAAACATTTTTATATAACCTGATTCGTGGTGCAGGGGCAGATGGCTTAGGTGCATTAAGCTGGCAACGTCCTTTGACACCAGAGATAATCTTGGTGCGTCCCATTTTGAACTTATATCGTCGCCAAACTCTAGAATTTTGTCAGCAATTTGACTTACCTATCTGGTTTGATGTGGTTAACGAAAATAATAAATATGCCCGTAATCGCATTCGTGGCGAGTTAATTCCTTACCTGCAAGCCAATTTTAATCCCCAGGTGGAAAACTCTTTGGCACAAACCGCAGAATTATTACGAGCAGATGTAGAATACTTAGAAGCTGAAGCCCAGAAACTATTACAGGAAGTAAAAAAAGATAATCAATTAAATCGCCTAGGTTTGCGCTCTGCACCCATTGCAATTCAACGTCGAGCAATTCGTCAATTTTTGCCTTCTATAATCTCCAAACAGCCAAATTTTGCCCAAATAGAAGCAGTAGTACAGCTAATATCCGCACCTAATAAAAGCCGTACCTCTAGCTTACCAGGAGGAGCGATCGCCCAAGTCTTGGGGGAATGGATTGTGTTTAATAGACCTCTTGAAAGCTAA